A segment of the Pseudoliparis swirei isolate HS2019 ecotype Mariana Trench chromosome 4, NWPU_hadal_v1, whole genome shotgun sequence genome:
ttagaatttatcaTGTTTCCCAAgtgtaagtgtgaggtactttatgtttgtttgttgactccctaaatagccctttaaatgaataataaatttGATATTTCtcatatgttttacacagtgaaaaacagcctggggtcaaattgaccccgaagaacaccgatgcgtacaagttgtgtacaggacagtgaaaacatatcatcatgtgaattttatgtttttccagttgtcctcaataaattaggaaaagtcatgaaatacgaagcaaaacaaattctgtcaatcatttttttagagacgttaaacattgaatggggtcaaattgaacccaaaggtaataggagggttaaggaaaACATGCAGTCAAGAATGGGCTGTTTTAAGCAAATTACTCAGTCGTATATATTCCGCTTGCCTTACACCAAGTGAGTCAGTTCTGTGTCTTGCTAAAGGACACTTTAGGCAGAATAAATGGCTACTGATGAAAACGTCAAAGATGTTTAACCCCAATGACCAGTTCAGTTACGGAACAGTCTCTTCAGCCCCGCTGCTACCGCGGCTACTGCACCTGCTTTTAGCTACATCTCAAGAGGAAACATGTCTATATTGATCTCATAGCAGCTATACTAGAAGTAATGCACAAATCATATTTCCCTTCTTTGGATATGTCAGCTTGTGTGCTGTAATGTAACTGCATTTGCCCAACGACTGTACGTCTAGTTTGTCATATTTGATTGTTGTTGCACAAACGTGTTCACAATGCAACACACAAGCTGCGGTTGATGGAAggttttgagtaaaaaaaagacCAACATCCTTCTGATAAGTCCAGGGAGGAGTTATCCTTGCATCCACACTACCACTCACACATTAACAGTTGCAcacagtcaggaagaaaaacaacacatgCTTTCTACGCACGTTAGCGGCATGAGTTTGGAAGACAAAGTGAGCTTGTAAGGACGTGGTTGAGGACGATGCAGAAAGTCACTCACATATTGTTACGCCTCCATATTGAGAAGGAGGGTTGCTCCTTGAATATATTTCCCACCCCCTGCttcaaaaaacattattattacaataacgTGGTATGAAATAAAGATCGACGGGCCGAGAGGAGGTGAACGAACCCCACAGGAAAAGTATTTTTGGTTTCCTAAAATCTCTTCTCCATCTCTTATTGAtaggttttttaaaagtttataCAGAGGATAAATAAGTACAATCTAATAGATACATTTAAGGATCAGCAATATGTGATCCCGTATGAGATGGTACAAGATTCAGCCTCTCGAAGTATTTTTGCTTTAGCTAAAAAGTTATATAATTTTTTGggaaacacacaaaaagcatTTATACATGCAGGTATTAGTGCATAGATTCCTGCGGGGGAAAAAAGAGTATTACTGTGTAGTCAAATGAATTGTGGTAGAAAACTTCACCAGATGAATTTGGCATAGTTATAAGAATAAAGAAAACGACTGTCCTTTAGATCTAGATCTTTTTTTTCACACCCTCCTAGACAATTGATtaacttatttaaatatatctctatctATGTACAGCATGTATGACTAAACAGAAGAAGAGGTCAAAGCATAAAAGAAATATGGAGTGATCTAGAGCTCTGAGTTACCCGGTAAAGTGTCATTAAAATCACAGTAATTCATAAGATTCGGTAAAATGAGGCGGAACACAGTGATATCTGAAGACACGAAAAGAAAACAAGCATCTCGCACACGGagatagtttgtgtgtgcgtctcagtTTCGAGGAGCACTGGAGGGTGTGATCAATCCTCACAAATTGGAAGGGAGTTTCGAGCGGACAGTTTGAGGTTCTAGATCTGATGGGTAGGCAGCGGAGGTCCTCCGTAGAGGCAAGGCCGGGGAGGACCCGGGGGCCTGAGTCTGGTGAGAGTGCCCCGGAGACAAGTGGATTGGAGGAGTCTTGTGTCCTGGCACTGAGCTACAGGGTTTGGGCAGAAGAGTGGGCGAGGAAAAGGGCGACGGGTAATATCCAGTTTCCACAGAGGGGCAAGAAGTTTGTCTGCCTAAGGCATGGGCCGAGCCGGATAAAAGCTTAAGGTCCTCAGAAAAATGGCCCAGTGGAGAATCTCTCTCCGTTGTGTGTAGCTGGCTGGCCGGCTGTGAAGGGAGAAAAGTGTGAGGCATGAACGGAGAACTGTTGGATCCGGTGGCACTTGAGGGGTCGCTGTCGTAGAAAGTCCTACCCGCCACGGGGCTTTGAATAGTCGGGCTGGGCGCCACTGGGGTAAGGCAGGGGGAGGCGTTTGCTGAACCATACTGAGCCAGGGAGGCCAGGGCAGACCTCTCCAGGGACATCTGGTGAGGCAGTGAGCCAGACTGGAGGCCTGCCAGGCTGAAGTGGCTGAGGGAGGACGGGGAGCCCTCAGCCGGCTGCTGGCTGTGCTGCCCTCTGCTCGAGGATGGAGAGCCATGCGGAGGGGAATGGAAGAGGTTCGAGCCACCGCTAGTCCGGCCGCCCCCGGCAAACTGCTGCAAAGGGGCTACCAGAGGCGGCTTGGGCGGTGGCTGGCTATGTAGAAGCTGACCGGGCGTCGGGCTGGATGAGCCGGTAGATATAGGACTCTGACAACACGAGGATCCAAGAAGTCCCGCTGTAGTTCCAGCAGAAGTTCCTCCTACAGCACAGGCTGTCGGACCCCCTATATGGCTCCCTGATGCTCCTCCTGGTGCTCGGCCATCATGTACTCCAATCACCGCTCCCCCTGGCCCACTTACACTCCCAACTCCAGTTGTGGATCCGTCAGAAACCCTTCCCAACAATCCTCCAGGGTTCCCTACCATGGAATCACCAGCCACCCCTCCAAGTGGTCCCCCAGAAACCACTCCTATTGATCCACCAGAAGCCTTTCCCAACGATCCTCCGGTAGTCATCTCTACCAGGGACTCTCCATAAGCCCCTCCCACTGATCCCCCAGAAGCTCTTTTCAATGATCCTCTCGAGGTCCCTCCCATTGATCTCCTGACTGCATCTCCTATTGACCCGCATGTAATGCCCCCTGCTGATCCCCCTGGTGCCCCACCTGATAACCTGCCACAAGCTGCACCTACTGATCCTTCAGATACCCCTCCCATTGAATCCCCTGAGATCTCAACTGATCCACCAGCAGCTCCCCCCAACCCAAAGTGCACTCCAGGCAGTAGCCCAGTCGCTCCAGTTGTAAAGTCCTCTCCAGCCCAAGAAGCGTCTCCTCCCACGGCTCCTTCCGCTGACCCTCCAACTGCTCCACCTGAAGACCACCCTGCTGCACCGCCGCCGCAGGCTCCGACTGCCCCTCCACTTATTCCTGACCCCGTGCTTCCACCTGGAGACCCTTGGTGGAAGAGGTTTGAGAGCGGTGGGGTGCTGGAGCAAAACGACTGTTGGcgctgtggttgtgtgtgcagTTGGGCCATGCTAGACGGGGGCGAACCAGAGGAAGAGTACGGTCCGAAAGGGAACGCAGAAGCCCCCCGTCCACTGGACCCCGAGCCAGTCCCGCTAGGTCCGTGCTGGCCTCCGCTACCCGAGGCCTGTTGGCTAGAGCCGGTCGGCCCTGTACCTGACGTCATGTGCAGAGCCCGAAAAGAGGCCAGCAATGGCATGTCCAACCCGGCGTGCAGTGTgccagaaggggaggagtctccAGGTGTTGGGGATGGAGGAACAAATGTGTGGAACTTCTTAAGGGGAGGGTCCTTCAGAGACCCCAGAACTGAAACCGGAGGCCTGAAAAGACCATGGTGCGTCAGGGCAATGGCTATGGAGGTGGTGGCAGCCGCCGCCTGGAGAGGGGCCTGGATGAGCGGGGCCCAGATGACGGGGATCGGGGAAGGAGGCGCCGGGGGCGGAGCGTTCTGCAGGAGGTGGGCGCCGTCGGCCATGTCCCTGTCGTGCTGCACAATCTGCTGAATGATCTCACTCTCGTGGTCGTCGAGTACACCGGAGCTGAGGTCGTGTTGTACCTTGTCCTGCAGGATGGAGTTTTTCttgcctgtaaaaaaaaaaagaacacgcAAACAACAAGATCAATAGTAGACTCTGGCACAGGAGAACGCTTTGAAAGGAGTACACACAACAACGACAAAAATGCGCACCTGAAGATCACAAGTGGGataaaaggaaggaaaagagatttaagaaagagagagagaggatggagcagAATGGGAAAGACAAAGCGTCAAAGAGCAGAGGATAAGAGAAACAACAAAGGATATAGGTGGGAGATAAGTACCCGGAGACGGAAGCTCAGGATGACGGCTTACGGTGGAGGCGGCGTCTGTTTGACGAGTTCTTTCTGCGATTCCCTCGGTAACATAATGCAAATATTGTACCATGAGATACTGCAGATAGAGGGTGAGCTTCACTGAGGTCACAGGTCTAGCCATCTCTCTTGTGTCACGTCTTCTTTCCTTGTAAAGGTAAAGTTGAAATTCTACTATAACTGGGACTAACAATGTGTGAATCATTGCTGTGTAAGGTACGTAATAAAGTAAAGAAGGGTGTACATGAGCATCGCGCCCATGGAGGAAGGAAACATCCCTATCAGCCCAACACATCTTCTCAAAGCAGCCATTTTCTACAAAGAGAACCCCTCGAGccgtttctctctttcttccattCTAAACATAGCCGAGGATAAAACCGAGCGCGGCCGAGTGATGAGACGGGCGTGCCTTTCATTGGGAATTGTTCATCTACTCATGCTGAGCCTGGGAACAGCGGTGGATATATGGAAAGAATATACGTTGTAAGAGGATTCACACATTGCCATACCGAAGCTCTATCGGCACGTTCATATGCAGATGACTTAGTCGTTTCCGTCAGTGAATATCAGTGTGGATTTATGCATGTTGGGCCATGCTGAAGATGTCTACTCTTACCGATACGGTCCAGTCTGTCCACGGCGACCGTCTCAAACGCCCTCCTCATCATGGGATACTCCTCCAGCACCTCGTTGAAGTTGTCCACGGACAGCGAGTACAGGCGGCAGTACGTGTTGGCTCGGACGCTGGCCGTCCTCCGGCCGCACGTCAGCAGACAAATCTCTGCAAGACAAGAGATGGTAACGTAAGGGAGTTAATCTCTATTAGTATTTGTCCTTTTCCCCTCGGCAGATACTGACTGCTAAGCGGCAGTCTCTGAGCAAAATGGGCACCAAAGACTGGATTTTTTGGGGTATCTTTTAGCGTTAAAACCTACAACGTCTCTGGCATTACTCACAGGAATAACATATTCAGAGGTCAAGGGGGTCTGCCAGCCCTCATCTGTCATGCACAGGAAAAATAACGCTCCATTAAACAAGCTGCACGGCTGCAGAGCTCTGGCAAAcacacggggtgtgtgtgtgtgtgtgtgagtaccgtATTCAGATGGAGCACGTGCAAGCATGCACTAACCaagtgggatgtgtgtgtgagtcggtGTCTGCACATTCACAAATGAATGTGAAagtactatgtgtgtgtgtgtatgatgatGCCAGTGATTCATTAATGAGAGCAGGTTAGATATGATATACACTTTACATACTTACATTgtaatgtactgtatgtatgtatgtatacaatgTTATATATtgtatgcatgtatttatatggacaGGGATAGGTGACTTTGATGTATATGTTAATGTGCCATGTGTTTGTATACAGTCCCTAATGTGTCTCTTCTGTCCCTCCCTTCCTGTGTTTCCCTTTCTCAGAAATCCATTTCCAtctcatcttcacacacacacacacacacacgcacagacacacacacacacacacacacacacagacacacacacacacacacacacacacacactcaatcaatTCTCTCACAGAATGCACTCTTGCCCCCTGTAGCCTACATCCACGTTATCTCCTTGAAATCACATGCATAGCTTCACTTTGCACAATAACTGTATTCGTTCTCCGGCGTCCCATCTTGGGGTATTGCCCATCTGTAGAATGTCAATGTTTGTGGGTTTTGCATTAACATCTCTCTGACctgccgccacacacacacacacacacagacggacacacaATAAGAGGCTCCTCGTACAGTCTAGGTCGGCCTCTGTGCTTTAAAACAGAAACATCAGTAACACTGTTATTTTCCCGTGCTTTCGATGTGGGTATGATGACATATGATACGATGCTGTCGACGAGTCTGCTGCGTTAGGGCAGAGTGACAACCACGACGGCTGCTCTCTCACCCTTTAAAGGCAGATCCCACATCAACACATTCAGAAAACCTACACATTAGTGTTTCTATAGTACATCTATACTCAAGGTCGTGAATACgagcggccgaaatgagttccCTCCGTCGGgcggccgggctcagccttagagagagggtacggagctcggacatcaggagggagctcggagt
Coding sequences within it:
- the hcn4 gene encoding potassium/sodium hyperpolarization-activated cyclic nucleotide-gated channel 4 — its product is MDRLHSSMRKRLYSLPQHIGQKASIMGEGEDAEKDTRRKSLRMKSLPSPTSGGSCKGIGETKSGESVIMETDIGRPMKTSSNGDCRRFRGSLSSITSRHVHDSDSAEERRLITEGDVTPSEESPPGATGDEPPDQGAQGAGGGGTGGGTDTQRDSADQQPGFIKLDGVDQILPDDERLYQAGFIHRQLGAMLQPGVNKFSLRMFGSEKAVEREQERVKSAGFWIIHPYSDFRFYWDLTMLLLMVGNLIIIPVGITFFKDEHTPPWIVFNVVSDTFFLMDLVLNFRTGIVKEDNTEIILDPRQIKIKYLRSWFVVDFISSIPVDYIFLIVETRIDSDFYKTARALRIVRFTKILSLLRLLRLSRLIRYIHQWEEIFHMTYDLASAMVRIVNLIGMMLLLCHWDGCLQFLVPMLQDFPPDCWVSKNKMVNDPWGQQYSYALFKAMSHMLCIGYGMYPPVGMTDVWLTILSMIVGATCYAMFVGHATALIQSLDSSRRQYQEKYKQVEQYMSFHKLPTEMRQRIHDYYEHRYQGKMFDEDSILGELNEPLREEIVNFNCRKLVASMPLFANADPNFVTSMLTWLRFEVFQPGDYIIREGTIGKKMYFIQHGVVGVLTKGNKETKLADGSYFGEICLLTCGRRTASVRANTYCRLYSLSVDNFNEVLEEYPMMRRAFETVAVDRLDRIGKKNSILQDKVQHDLSSGVLDDHESEIIQQIVQHDRDMADGAHLLQNAPPPAPPSPIPVIWAPLIQAPLQAAAATTSIAIALTHHGLFRPPVSVLGSLKDPPLKKFHTFVPPSPTPGDSSPSGTLHAGLDMPLLASFRALHMTSGTGPTGSSQQASGSGGQHGPSGTGSGSSGRGASAFPFGPYSSSGSPPSSMAQLHTQPQRQQSFCSSTPPLSNLFHQGSPGGSTGSGISGGAVGACGGGAAGWSSGGAVGGSAEGAVGGDASWAGEDFTTGATGLLPGVHFGLGGAAGGSVEISGDSMGGVSEGSVGAACGRLSGGAPGGSAGGITCGSIGDAVRRSMGGTSRGSLKRASGGSVGGAYGESLVEMTTGGSLGKASGGSIGVVSGGPLGGVAGDSMVGNPGGLLGRVSDGSTTGVGSVSGPGGAVIGVHDGRAPGGASGSHIGGPTACAVGGTSAGTTAGLLGSSCCQSPISTGSSSPTPGQLLHSQPPPKPPLVAPLQQFAGGGRTSGGSNLFHSPPHGSPSSSRGQHSQQPAEGSPSSLSHFSLAGLQSGSLPHQMSLERSALASLAQYGSANASPCLTPVAPSPTIQSPVAGRTFYDSDPSSATGSNSSPFMPHTFLPSQPASQLHTTERDSPLGHFSEDLKLLSGSAHALGRQTSCPSVETGYYPSPFSSPTLLPKPCSSVPGHKTPPIHLSPGHSHQTQAPGSSPALPLRRTSAAYPSDLEPQTVRSKLPSNL